From the Candidatus Poribacteria bacterium genome, the window AAATTTACAGCAATATCGCCACTCGCTGGCACCTCAACGGTTTTGTTTGCGGAACCGAGCTCTTCATGCCATGCGACGACACGGGCTCTACCGGCTGGCACTTCAGCGATTGAATAACTTCCTGTATCCGCGGATTTTTCATAGTCATCGGAACTAATCCATGTGCCATCAGCATTTTTGTAACCCGTAACCGTGAAAAAATTGTTAGGAACAGCGACGATGTAACCCGTCATCCATGCGTGAATATCGCAGGTGAACTTAATTTCCTCAGCCTTGGCGATTTTGTGCGGGATGACCTTGCCGGGCTGTGGAATCTGATAGTTTATCGCGTCGTTTTTCTTCGCGTGAGAGTGGACGTTGTGTGCGATCGGATCACTGGAGGTAATATCAACAGTAGAACCAGCAACAACTGCGAGGACGTGCGGGTAGTAAGCGCATGCCTTCTGGTCCATCACTGGGTTCTTATCCGGGAGGACAGGTTTCGCGCCACGGACGCGGGCGTAAATAACGACGTTTTTGATGCCCTTCCCTTTTGAGACAACGAGTGCCTCGGATTTCGTGCCTGTTACAGCGTCAATGCAATGTTGATCTTTGGTAGCCGTCAAGGCAGGACGCGCGGGTGCGTCGCCCTCATACATTACAGTGCCGGTGATGGTCCCTGCAAACGCAGCACTTGCAAGCATCGTGCCAACAAGCAGGGAGACGAAAACTTTCATAATTTGATTTCTCCTTATATGTTTTAAATTTGTTCAGTAATATATTAACACCACAGAATTTCAAAATGCAAACAAAAAGACTGAAAATTCGAACGAAGTTTCTTAAAAAGATGTTTTCAAGTTACGGACGAAACATCTCCTTGATATAGGCGAGTATTTCCCGTTGCTCCTCATCACTGAGGTAATAATAGAACGCCGGCATATCGTCCTTTCCGGCATTGATGCTCTCCAGCAATTGTTCGTCGCTGTGCATATCCCAAAGACCGCTGTCTGTCAGGTCTGCGGGATCCAACTTTTTGAAACGTCCGATGCGTCCATTGCCCTCTCCATTATTGCCGTGGCATCCCGCGCAATATCGAGCGTATTTGTATTCAACCTCTGACTGATACTTCGTACTCGGATCAACCTGCTTAGCCAACCAGATTAAGCCGTTGAGCCATACCATAATCATGACGATAATGACCGCAAGGTGTCTCATATCTTTAATTTATGGGATCGAAACGATCTTCAGACTCTGAACAATAAAGATCAGCGTCCCAAGGAGATGAGGTAATCTCGGACGAGCCGAATCTGTTTTTCAGCATCATTATCAGCATAGCCGTCGAGTGGCATGTGTTGTCCACCAACGAGGGGCCATGCTTGCGGCATCGCTGTTCCGGGTTGGAACGACTGCGGATCCTTCATCCAATCAATGAGCCAATCCGCCTTGAGCCGTTCTTTCGCCAACGCAAGATCGGGGCGTCCTGCCTTGTCGCTCCCTTCAGGAATAATTTCGCCCTGTGAAGGGTGGCAGGAGATACACTGCAGTGCGTCAAAAATCTGCTTACCGACTCGCAATTCAGCACGCGTCGGTGTTGGCGTTTCAAGCGTCTCATAAGGGAACGGTTCATCATCAAGAGCGGAGAAGTATTTAACCAGCGTTGTCGCTTCGTCATCAGATAACTCGAACGTCGGCATCCGGACCTTGAGTCCGTATCGGATGTCTGAGGGTTCTTTGAGGAACGTAAATAACCAGTCTGGATACACTCGCGCGCCTTCCGCTTTCAAGGGTGGCGGTGCAACCTGTTTGGCAACCATCTCACTCAATCCTTCGTGTGCGATGATAACCTCCTGATAATCGCCGCCCGCGCCTTCAATCTCGTGACATCCCGTGCAGTTATACTTTTTCACCAATCGCCTACCTGCATCAATGTCGTTCAATTTCTCGGATCGGTTATGGATATAACTCAGCGGATACTGCTCGGGTTGGAAACTCTTCAAGAGCACGGCGATCGCTCTCGCGTCTTCATCGCTAATCTGGAAGACCGGCATCCGAGAAACAATCCGTCGGGTTTGATAACGTCGTGGATCGGTAACTTTACCGACCGTCCATCCCGTCCAACTGTGTTCAACGCCAACTGTATCGCCAAAGTCAAGTTCATCAGCCAATTTCGCGCCGAACTCGCCGAGATCCGCACCGACCTTTGACTCATTTTCAAAACCGGGAATCTCGTGACACCCGAAACATCCGTAAGTCCTGACGAGTGCTTCACCTTCAGCGACATCTACTTCACCGATGGAGTCCGTAGCCACGTCTGTCGTTGCTTGTTGCAGACTCATCAGATAGGCGACGACGTTGTCAAGTTCGCGGGCACTTAACCGCAAACTCGGCATACTTGTATCCGGATCATAAGCTTTTGGATCCTCAATCCACTGGCGGAGATAATTCGCTGTAACTTTTGCGCCAACACTGTCGAGTGCCGGGGCAAAATCACTCCCTAAACCATCAACAGCATGACATGTGAGGCAGCCAACGGTTTTGACGGT encodes:
- a CDS encoding cytochrome c, which codes for MRHLAVIIVMIMVWLNGLIWLAKQVDPSTKYQSEVEYKYARYCAGCHGNNGEGNGRIGRFKKLDPADLTDSGLWDMHSDEQLLESINAGKDDMPAFYYYLSDEEQREILAYIKEMFRP